Sequence from the Orcinus orca chromosome 11, mOrcOrc1.1, whole genome shotgun sequence genome:
ACCACTATTCCCAATCTGGAATGTGGGAGTTTATCAGACttgagtggggaaagcagaagaGTGTGTGTGGGTGATGATAACTTGGGAGTGGAAACAATTGATGTCAAGGACATTGAAATGGCATCTGTTTTCACCCAGGCTAATTACATGTGTAATGAACGGCTGATGAACCATTATTAATTTCAAGCAAATCTGCAGTTTGCTCTTGGGAAAAGAGCCCTAGTGGTACAGATAATTGGCCTGTGACAGGCCAGTTCTGAATCTCTGCACACTCTTTATTCCtatataaatgaacaaattctttgtCTCCGTACTACTTTAAATGATCGTAGGGACAAAAAGATGGAAGCATTTAGGCAAACACAAGAGGTTATTTTATGCACAAACATCCGTTCTTTGGGGTTCTCATCCTGTGTGCCAGGGACAGAAGCATTCTTTCTCTTCCATCACCCATAATCAGTGGTCCCAGCCGGCAGCCTGGCACTGGTGCCTTTGTCGCAGTGCCAGTGCAATAACAGTGGTCGTTGGGGGGGCTGGCTCTGTAGTAGGCATAATTTTGTTCCTAAGAGAAGCAATCAACTGCTGATTTCACGTATGTTCCCCTAAGGGAACTCCCTGGCCATGGGAGTAGAGTATGGTGGGCTTTTTCCCAGGCAGTCCTTAGAAGTTAGGAAACCATTTCTCCCCAGTCTTGACCTCAGGGCCACTTAACCCTTACCCAGTGATTGCACACAAACTCCCCTCTGGCCCAGTGCTTATCACTGTTTGCAGCCAGCAGCAGCCCAGGGGGATGGAAACACCCACTCAGCAGTTGGCCCGGCCAGGAGGTCAGCACGTGAGCACACAGTGCTATCTGCTTTCCAGGCCAAGGTGCACAGACAGCTGGAGTGTAAGGGGCCTTTGCCCCACTCTCCACATCAGCCTAGAAACTAGAGTTCCCCCTCGTAGTTAAACAGGTTGCTGTGGGCGATGCAGAGCCCTGAACTGCACTGTGcgtcccttccatcctccctccccccagaagCGCACACCCCACTTGCTCTTGATTACAGCATCTGAGACCACAAAGCTCTACAGAGGTCACAACTGCCCCAGGtcctgcctcccttcccttctggctTCTGCAAACTAGCCACTAACCTGAAGGCGCCCCTAGTGTGGGGTTAGCCTGGAAACCCaagaaagaagtgaaggaagCTCAGTACCTCTCAAGGACAGTGAACACTTGGGctgccttcttttctctcctatcCTCCTCCTCAAGCCCAGAGTCTGCAAAACACCTGTGGGCCACTTGGCATCAGAGCCTCCAACTTTGGGCTTTCCTGCCCCCCTTCCTGGGAAACATTCAGGTGAGGAGAGGCCCACTGGTGTGCTTTGTTTCTTGGGCTCTTGGGGTCTTATCCTTGGGCTGGGTTGCCCCCAGAGCAGGTCCTTACCTCTTATGTGCTCTTATTTAAAGGAGCCACACCCACCCACCTCACTCACCCACAGCCCTGCAGTGGGGCAACACGTGACCCGTCATCGCCAGAGGATGAACCCATAGAGCAGCTTTCCGGGTCCTGGGGGGCACAAGTGGGGCGGTTCCTACCTTGGAAAAGAAGGCATGCCTGGATCTGCTGCTGGGACTGAATACAATTTATTCCAGTGCTAGGGGACGGGAGTGGGGGGGGACCGGGCACTCGCTCCTTATCTGGGCCCGGTCTTGGCAGAACTTAAAATGAAACCATTGCGGAGAGGGAGGGGTTGAGGACCTGGGCTGGGGCCGAGGGAAGCAGCGTGCCAGCACCGTCAGCGGGCAAACCTAAGAGGAAAAGCAGGCCTGGTCTCGGCCCCATTCCTGTTCCCCACCTGTCTCtacccttttcttccctttccctggcCCTGCCAGACTCTGTCTCCCTGGGcgcccgcctcccctcccctggaGGGCGGGGCTTGGCGGCACCCACGTGTGTTGGAGTTATATGCTCCCAGccggcagaggagctggggagagtGGCACCCAGCTGGTGGCCCAGGCAGCGAAGCGGCACCATGGCCGGCAAGAAAGTGTGCATTGTAGGCTCTGGTAACTGGTAAGCGGCTCTGTCAAGGagtactggggggggggggggagggggaggctcccTCAAGTATACAGGAGGTTAGGGAGGGAGGTTTGGTGGGCAGGAGGCAGTCGGTGGGGAGGAAATGCCTCCAGCTTCTGGCCCACCCCTGTTGCTGTCTTCTCTGCCTACCCCGGCAGGACAGACAATGCCCAGACCGCTCCTGGCCCTTGCGTCTCGGGCAGCAGCACCTGTTCGCCACGGGAAGGGAGCCTCCAGAGTGCTCCCTGCCTGAAAGGCTGCCTGGgttagggggtgggggggagatcaAGAGGCTGGCCCCCTTCTCCAGCAGCAAAGTGTGAGggaaaggaaactgagtctccTTTCTACTGCTAGGTCAGGAGAGACGCAGCGTCACGGGGAGGGGGTGACAAGGAAGGTGGCAGGTAAATAATCCAGTGGCTTCTGTGACATCCTGAGGGGGAGCACTGTCCCCTCCCGCCACTGTTCCTCTCTCACGCCCCCGCTCCTCCACTTTCTGTGCTCCCCCTCCTGCCAGGGGCTCAGCCATCGCCAAGATTGTGGGTGGCAACGCAGCCCAGCTGGCACGCTTTGACCCACGGGTGACCATGTGGGTGTTTGAGGAAGACGTCGGGGGCAGAAAGCTGACAGAGGTCATCAACACACAGCATGAGAATGTCAAATACCTGCCAGGGCACAAGTTGCCCCCCAATGTGGTGAGCCCCAATGCCCCATaagaagggagagggaagtggagggGGTGCTTCCTGCTGGGAGGGGGCCACTTCACGTGCCACCTGTACTTGAGAAGCATCTCAGGAGGGCTACTCCAGGCACAGGGCGTCCCTGGGCACAGCCCCCAAACTGCTCCCCTGAGCACTTCCTGGGACTGGGGAGAACCTGAATGCATCTCCACCCCACCCCGTGGGCTTCCAGGCAGGAGAGGGACGGGGAGAGGATGAGGAAGTTGGTCTCTGTGGCAACCAAAGACAGGTTCTCTGGCCCCCAGACTTGGAGTCTGGGTAGTGCCTGCCTCGGGCTATAACCCTGTTACTCATTCACTGGGTTATTAGTAGATGTGGAGACTGCTCCTTGGACTTAAGGTCTTTGGTCAGATCCATGTGGCTTACTCCCCACCTGGAAAGGGGGAGCAGGAAAGACAGCAGGAAGACTGGGGCTCTCCCTTCCCAGTTGGGAGCCCTAAGGAGCAGGGTGATGAAATCTTACTTGGCCTCTTCCTCTTGCCAAGCCCAGACCTCCTTTGGCCTCCCTCACTATCCCACAGCCAAGGGCTAGGAGAGTGCTGAGAGGAGGTTTCCAGGAGTCCTCAAGAACCCAGGACAGCTGGAACCTAGAGGGAATGATGGCTAGGCGGAAGGAATAGAAGTGTCTTGTTCCTCCAGGTTCAGCCCTTCCAGATTCAACCCCCAAACTGCCCTCCTTCTTCCCCACCAGCCTCACCCTGTCTCCTAGATCTCCTGCATGGGGCTCCACAGGGGCTAGAAGCAGTCCGTCAGGCCCATGAACACTGGTCACCCCCACAGGTGGCTGTCCCAGATGTGGTCCAGGCTGCAGTGGATGCTGACATCCTGATCTTCGTGGTACCCCATCAGTTCATCGGCAAGATCTGTGATCAGCTCAAGGGCCACCTGAAGGCAGACACCATTGGCATATCTCTTATTAAGGTGCCAGGGACACCCTCCTGTGGATGGGGATGCAGCTAACTGCTGTGGGGCTCAGGGTGGGTGAAGTGCGACAAACAGAAAAGAGCAGAAGTAGGCCAGGAGTTTTCTGAAGAGAGGAGCTGGCTTTGGGGAAGCTTGAGAAACAGATGCGGGGGGCCACTGGGAAGGGGAGGTTGGTTGGGGAGTAGATAAGAGATGAGTTTGGAGGCAGATGTCTTGGGGAGTTTAGGAGGTGTACAAGGGATGCCTAGGGGATACAAGAAGTGGGCTTGTTTGAGGAGTTGAGAAGGGAAGCTGGTTTGGAGCAGTGGCTGGGATGGAAGTTGGTTGGGGGTACTCAGGAGTGGGCTGTTTAGGGATGTGGCGGGGATACATTACCTTGGAGAAGTAGGTTGTGGAAGGAGAGTTTTCAGATGGATTCGTTTTCACATGTTATCTGCTCTCCTCACAGCTAGCTTTGGCTGCACTGGAATAGGGGAGGACCTTTGGGGAGGGACATTGATGAACAGTGAATTTGCAATGGGCAGGATTTCTAGGTGGGAAGCCCTCAGTTGGGGATAAAAGGCACCTGGCCTGAGCTCCATCCTGTGCCCAGGGGGTAGACGAGGGCCCCAACGGGCTGAAGCTCATCTCTGAAGTGATTGGGGAGCGCCTTGGCATCCCCATGAGCGTGCTGATGGGGGCCAACATTGCCAGCGAGGTGGCTGATGAGAAGTTCTGTGAGACAACCATTGGTGAGACCCCACCACCCACATAGATAATGCAACTCCAGTTACATCGCCTCCCCAGGCTATATTCCCCACCCACTTAGCCATCTTCTCCCCATAAGGCAGGTGAAGGAAGAAGATCCCAGCATCAAAGGTGAGGGGAGTTGGGGCACCCCTACGGCAAGAGCTGTAGGTCCTGCTTAGGGCAGTTGTGGGAAGAAGAGTCAAGAGTCCCTTCTTAAAGCCTTATCCCCTCCCTACTTTAGGCTGCAAGGACCTGGCCCAGGGACAGCTTCTGAAAGAGCTGATGCAGACACCCAATTTCCGCATCACGGTGGTGCAAGAGGTGGACACAGTAGAGCTCTGTGGGGCCTTAAAGGTGAGAGGGCTTCAGAGGCAGctatggggtggggagaaggcccTGAAAGAGGGCCTGGCTTAGCTGTACAAGGTTGCTGGGACTCCAGGCACTCACTGCCCTTCCCCACCAAGTCTCATACACATGGGAAGAAGGGCAGAAGCAAGGCCAGGCTCGCTCAGGTCTGCCGATTACTTACCATCAGACATTgggcttccttcttcctttcccctaTAGCCCCTTGTGGGACATCCCTGTCCCTGGCTCCAAAGGTTGGTCCAGGGGGAAGAGGAGATGCCCAGGGGGAGCACTCAGGCTAATGGGAGATAAGACGTCCAGGACACCCAGACGGATTGATGGCCAGAACTCTGGATCCTGGACAGACCTATGGATGGATATCGGGGGCATAGAACAAAATAGCCGTGGTTGGGAGGGCGAGGTAGAAGACTGGTTTTCAGGAAAAGTCCTCAAGGATGGAGTATAGGGCAGGGTTGGGGAGCCAGAAAGCACAAGCCCAGGCTAAAAGAAGGGAGTGCAGCAAGTGGGAAA
This genomic interval carries:
- the GPD1 gene encoding glycerol-3-phosphate dehydrogenase [NAD(+)], cytoplasmic isoform X1, with protein sequence MAGKKVCIVGSGNWGSAIAKIVGGNAAQLARFDPRVTMWVFEEDVGGRKLTEVINTQHENVKYLPGHKLPPNVVAVPDVVQAAVDADILIFVVPHQFIGKICDQLKGHLKADTIGISLIKGVDEGPNGLKLISEVIGERLGIPMSVLMGANIASEVADEKFCETTIGCKDLAQGQLLKELMQTPNFRITVVQEVDTVELCGALKNIVAVGAGFCDGLGFGDNTKAAVIRLGLMEMIAFTKLFCSGPVSPATFLESCGVADLITTCYGGRNRKVAEAFARTGKSIEQLEKEMLNGQKLQGPQTARELHGILQRKGLLDKFPLFMAVYKVCYENQPVGEFIRCLQNHPEHL
- the GPD1 gene encoding glycerol-3-phosphate dehydrogenase [NAD(+)], cytoplasmic isoform X2, encoding MAGKKVCIVGSGNWGSAIAKIVGGNAAQLARFDPRVTMWVFEEDVGGRKLTEVINTQHENVKYLPGHKLPPNVVAVPDVVQAAVDADILIFVVPHQFIGKICDQLKGHLKADTIGISLIKGVDEGPNGLKLISEVIGERLGIPMSVLMGANIASEVADEKFCETTIGCKDLAQGQLLKELMQTPNFRITVVQEVDTVELCGALKLFCSGPVSPATFLESCGVADLITTCYGGRNRKVAEAFARTGKSIEQLEKEMLNGQKLQGPQTARELHGILQRKGLLDKFPLFMAVYKVCYENQPVGEFIRCLQNHPEHL